A stretch of the Aphis gossypii isolate Hap1 chromosome 2, ASM2018417v2, whole genome shotgun sequence genome encodes the following:
- the LOC114130046 gene encoding probable nucleoporin Nup54 has translation MTGFGFNAPTSSSFGVNTQTTASPFGYASTTSSSAPSFGFGSTTTSGSQAPSFGFGAPTTSAAPTFGFGAAATTTAPTFGFGAATATQSQSIFSGLGQSQPTASVAPSFGGFGSSFGAKPFGTTAATPSPFNLSTPFGQGNTTQQSQQQLQQQQQQQQQQQQLPPNANDLVINSIVNCKLFGDERDQVICKLNLLQACWGTGKGFYGLNMPPVEYTPQNPLCRFKAITYSVKPTSSSRDALVAININKKIDEIRKQEVQLTSNLFAVLGSKPNLSVHLDTLKWYTESKSMALIYVEEKLQNGSTKRISNVDIINYLMQPAPKQQLSNMGIENIFPYTGFTEENLREYYENPPAGIDLRVWKQAQADNPNSAVFIPVPIVGFSELCRKYKCHNEQVTVHKLTLNSISERLSELARKKTRVESKLEQYTDKMDQLTHRIVKVLVGQMVILNAGMALRPEEETIKNQLEILYNDINSPLRFQGKLTEIATLVRLKNSELSEDSKGNSGCIPQVAEEIKHFLELQQTMISEMQTVVKEDFNAINLMKESLKNVR, from the exons ATGACAGGTTTCGGTTTTAACGCACCTACGTCTTCCAGCTTTGGAGTGAATACTCAAACTACGGCTAGTCCATTTG ggTATGCCTCTACAACATCATCTTCAGCACCATCATTTGGATTTGGTTCTACTACAACATCAGGTTCTCAAGCTCCTTCTTTTGGATTTGGAGCTCCCACAACTAGTGCAGCACCAACATTTGGATTTGGAGCTGCTGCTACTACTACAGCACCAACATTTGGATTTGGAGCAGCTACTGCTACTCAATCACAATCAATTTTTTCTGGTTTAGGACAATCACAACCTACTGCATCAGTTG CTCCTTCATTTGGAGGGTTTGGTTCATCATTTGGAGCAAAGCCGTTTGGTACAACAGCAGCAACTCCATCACCATTCAATTTATCTACTCCTTTTGGTCAAG gtaatACTACTCAACAGTCACAACAACAactacaacaacaacaacaacaacaacaacagcaacaacaactCCCTCCTAATGCTAAtgatttagtaattaattcaattgtaaattgtaaattatttggaGATGAAAGAGATCAAGTTATTTGTAAACTCAACTTGTTGCAAGCTTGTTGGGGTACTGGAAAAG gattTTATGGGTTGAATATGCCACCTGTTGAGTATACTCCTCAAAACCCCCTATGCCGTTTTAAAGCTATTACATATAGTGTGAAACCAACATCATCAAGTAGAGATGCTCTTGtggcaataaatattaacaaaaaaattgatgaaataag aaaacaagAAGTACAATTaacatcaaatttatttgCGGTTTTAGGAAGTAAACCTAACTTAAGTGTACATTTGGATACATTAAAATGGTACACAGAATCAAAATCAATGGCTTTAATATATGTAGAGGAAAAACTTCAAAACG GAAGTACAAAACGAATTTCTAATGTggatataattaactatttaatgcAACCAGCTCCCAAGCAGCAATTATCAAATATGggcatagaaaatatattcccATATACTGGTTTTACTGAAGAAAATCTAcgtgaatattatgaaaatcctCCGGctg gaATTGATTTACGAGTTTGGAAGCAAGCTCAAGCAGATAATCCAAATTCAGCAGTATTCATACCAGTGCCAATTGTTGGTTTTTCAGAGTTATGTCGGAAATATAAATGCCATAATGAACAGGTTACAGTACATAAGTTAACACTTAACAGTATTTCTGAACGATTATCAGAGTTAGCTAGGAAAAAAACAAGAGTAGAATCTAAGCTTGAACAATATACAGACAAAATGGACCAATTAACGCACAGGATTGTTAAAGTATTAGTAGGTCAAATGGTAATATTAAATGCAGGAATGGCTCTTAGGCCTGAagaagaaacaataaaaaatcaattagaaATTTTATACAACGATATTAATTCACCATTAAGATTCCAA GGAAAGTTAACTGAAATTGCTACACTTGttcgattaaaaaattcaGAATTATCAGAAGATTCGAAAGGTAATTCAGGTTGTATTCCACAAGTAGCTGAAGAAATTAAACAT TTTTTGGAACTTCAACAAACAATGATATCCGAAATGCAAACTGTAGTCAAAGAAGATTTCAACGCTATAAACTTAATGAAAgagtcattaaaaaatgtaagatag
- the LOC114130040 gene encoding serine hydroxymethyltransferase isoform X2, producing the protein MSTSTMEAKSNTKFLDDPNLSLPLETADPELYALVSQESRRQKKGLELIASENFTSVSVLQCLGSCLTNKYSEGLPGARYYGGNQVIDQIEVLCQKRCLETFSLDPNLWGVNVQPYSGSPANVEAYTALIGGNKGRIMGLDLPDGGHISHGLMAQKKRLSAASIFFETLPYHVNMETGLIDYDELEKSAKNFKPDIIIAGVTSYPRTLDYKRFKAIAQASDSYLMADMSHISGLVAAGVIPSPFEYCDVVTSTTHKTLRGPRAGVIFYRKGVKSVSKTGENVMYDLEDRVNAAVFPGFQGGPHNNAIAGIAAAMRLATTQTFKDYQKRVLSNCRQLAESLKQLGYKITTDGTDVHMLLVDLRPINLTGSKAEFTLQTVEIVCNKNTVPGDKSAMNPYGIRLGTPALTTRGMKENDIIKVAELIHKGLNLALDAQKVSGPKLVNFKSTLTTDPVFVSRVKEITKEVEDFAEQFYIPEL; encoded by the exons ATGTCAACTAGTACAATGGAAGCAAAatctaatacaaaatttttggatgatcCAAATTTAAGTCTTCCTTTGGAGACAGCTGATCCTGAATTGTATGCTTTAGTTAGTCAAGAGTCTCGGCGACAAAAGAAGGGACTTGAACTTATAGCATCAGAAAATTTTACCTCTGTGTCGGTTTTACAATGTCTAGGGTCTTGTTTAACTAACAAATATTCAGAAGGTCTTCCTGGTGCAAG atATTATGGTGGTAATCAAGTAATTGACCAGATTGAAGTTTTATGTCAAAAAAGGTGCCTTGAAACATTTTCTTTGGATCCAAATCTTTGGGGTGTCAATGTACAGCCATACTCTGGTTCACCTGCAAATGTTGAAGCTTACACTGCTCTTATTGGAGGAAACAAAGGACGAATAATgg gcTTGGATTTACCTGATGGTGGTCATATCAGTCATGGTCTAATGgctcaaaaaaaaagattgtcTGCagcatcaatattttttgaaactttaCCATACCATGTAAATATGGAAACTGGTTTAATTGATTATGATGAGTTGGAAAAATCTGCAAAGAATTTTAAacctgatattattattgctg GCGTAACTTCCTACCCACGGACATTGGactataaacgttttaaagCAATAGCTCAGGCTAGTGATTCATACTTAATGGCCGATATGTCACATATTAGTGGTTTAGTAGCTGCTGGTGTTATTCCTTCACCTTTTGAATACTGTGATGTGGTCACATCTACTACTCATAAAACATTAAGAGGTCCTAGAGCTGGAGTCATATTTTATCGTAAAG gagTTAAATCAGTATCAAAGACTGgtgaaaatgttatgtatGATTTGGAAGACCGAGTAAATGCTGCTGTTTTCCCAGGATTTCAAGGAGGTCCTCACAATAATGCTATTGCAGGAATAGCAGCTGCTATGCGCTTGGCAACTACCCAGACATTCAAAGACTATCAAAAAAGAGTTTTGAGCAATTGCAGACAATTAGCTGAATCTCTTAAACAACTTGGATACAAAATAACTACTGATGGTACAGATGTGCATATGTTGTTAGTTGATCTTCGACCAATTAATTTAACAGGTTCTAAAGCAGAGTTTACACTACAAACCGTAGAGattgtatgcaataaaaatactg ttcCTGGTGACAAAAGTGCAATGAATCCTTATGGTATTCGTTTGGGTACACCAGCTCTTACTACACGAGGAATGAAAGAAAATGATATCATTAAAGTTGCTGAATTAATTCACAAag gtcTGAACTTGGCATTGGATGCTCAAAAAGTATCTGGTCCAAAATTAGTGAACTTCAAATCCACTCTTACAACAGATCCAGTGTTTGTTAGCCGTGTCAAAGAAATTACAAAAGAAGTAGAAGATTTTGCTGAACAGTTTTATATTCctgaactataa
- the LOC114130040 gene encoding serine hydroxymethyltransferase isoform X1: MYLRPILRTLVNAQRLHFKNKLVTMSTSTMEAKSNTKFLDDPNLSLPLETADPELYALVSQESRRQKKGLELIASENFTSVSVLQCLGSCLTNKYSEGLPGARYYGGNQVIDQIEVLCQKRCLETFSLDPNLWGVNVQPYSGSPANVEAYTALIGGNKGRIMGLDLPDGGHISHGLMAQKKRLSAASIFFETLPYHVNMETGLIDYDELEKSAKNFKPDIIIAGVTSYPRTLDYKRFKAIAQASDSYLMADMSHISGLVAAGVIPSPFEYCDVVTSTTHKTLRGPRAGVIFYRKGVKSVSKTGENVMYDLEDRVNAAVFPGFQGGPHNNAIAGIAAAMRLATTQTFKDYQKRVLSNCRQLAESLKQLGYKITTDGTDVHMLLVDLRPINLTGSKAEFTLQTVEIVCNKNTVPGDKSAMNPYGIRLGTPALTTRGMKENDIIKVAELIHKGLNLALDAQKVSGPKLVNFKSTLTTDPVFVSRVKEITKEVEDFAEQFYIPEL, translated from the exons atgtacttacgTCCAATATTACGTACCTTGGTTAATGCTCAACGGCTTCATTTCAAAAACAA ATTAGTGACTATGTCAACTAGTACAATGGAAGCAAAatctaatacaaaatttttggatgatcCAAATTTAAGTCTTCCTTTGGAGACAGCTGATCCTGAATTGTATGCTTTAGTTAGTCAAGAGTCTCGGCGACAAAAGAAGGGACTTGAACTTATAGCATCAGAAAATTTTACCTCTGTGTCGGTTTTACAATGTCTAGGGTCTTGTTTAACTAACAAATATTCAGAAGGTCTTCCTGGTGCAAG atATTATGGTGGTAATCAAGTAATTGACCAGATTGAAGTTTTATGTCAAAAAAGGTGCCTTGAAACATTTTCTTTGGATCCAAATCTTTGGGGTGTCAATGTACAGCCATACTCTGGTTCACCTGCAAATGTTGAAGCTTACACTGCTCTTATTGGAGGAAACAAAGGACGAATAATgg gcTTGGATTTACCTGATGGTGGTCATATCAGTCATGGTCTAATGgctcaaaaaaaaagattgtcTGCagcatcaatattttttgaaactttaCCATACCATGTAAATATGGAAACTGGTTTAATTGATTATGATGAGTTGGAAAAATCTGCAAAGAATTTTAAacctgatattattattgctg GCGTAACTTCCTACCCACGGACATTGGactataaacgttttaaagCAATAGCTCAGGCTAGTGATTCATACTTAATGGCCGATATGTCACATATTAGTGGTTTAGTAGCTGCTGGTGTTATTCCTTCACCTTTTGAATACTGTGATGTGGTCACATCTACTACTCATAAAACATTAAGAGGTCCTAGAGCTGGAGTCATATTTTATCGTAAAG gagTTAAATCAGTATCAAAGACTGgtgaaaatgttatgtatGATTTGGAAGACCGAGTAAATGCTGCTGTTTTCCCAGGATTTCAAGGAGGTCCTCACAATAATGCTATTGCAGGAATAGCAGCTGCTATGCGCTTGGCAACTACCCAGACATTCAAAGACTATCAAAAAAGAGTTTTGAGCAATTGCAGACAATTAGCTGAATCTCTTAAACAACTTGGATACAAAATAACTACTGATGGTACAGATGTGCATATGTTGTTAGTTGATCTTCGACCAATTAATTTAACAGGTTCTAAAGCAGAGTTTACACTACAAACCGTAGAGattgtatgcaataaaaatactg ttcCTGGTGACAAAAGTGCAATGAATCCTTATGGTATTCGTTTGGGTACACCAGCTCTTACTACACGAGGAATGAAAGAAAATGATATCATTAAAGTTGCTGAATTAATTCACAAag gtcTGAACTTGGCATTGGATGCTCAAAAAGTATCTGGTCCAAAATTAGTGAACTTCAAATCCACTCTTACAACAGATCCAGTGTTTGTTAGCCGTGTCAAAGAAATTACAAAAGAAGTAGAAGATTTTGCTGAACAGTTTTATATTCctgaactataa